The Betta splendens chromosome 7, fBetSpl5.4, whole genome shotgun sequence genome includes a window with the following:
- the mecp2 gene encoding methyl-CpG-binding protein 2, which produces MAAVESGEERLEEGREGEEGTVHPQHPASEKERSQGKTKKARRERRHAERGEGPTPPTTSRTQTAVESQTQVSEPVAGPSEPESALESEPAAGSAGSLRQRRSVIRDRGPLYDDPSLPEGWTRKLKQRKSGRSAGKFDVYLINSEGKAFRSKVELIAYFQKVGDTTTDPNDFDFTVTGRGSPSRREKRPPKKPKVVKPSGRGRGRPKGSGKVRQATEGVAMKRVVEKTPGKLLVKMPFSKTDSSIGTTSAALKAVSPALKSRPGRKRKSEQELPAPPQTAPKKRGRKAASTSAALSAPTASTSAASTAGSAAAGSYATAALLAAEAKRRAAKESSTKPVVQETALPIKKRKTRETVEEKESIHMPTTTSMETGRWATTEKEGGAGDGTLDPQPTPSGDTQSQSQKQPTASDEGHSHGPKTHKGRKHKEKSEVVAGDGGSKGQGAGEDAGDKGGQGAGGRSSSSSSSSISPSKSYKRKDRPPHKHHHHHHHHHHHRRHQQSSASTLAQGPAHLAPSNQPRLEVEHQAVPQPTQQTPSRPQSKPALQSVSEPQHPPPQPHHQQHSPGQPPAQPRYPTSQSSPTRHFLSQPRPQHPPPQTHSLPQAFTQKAQLQPIHSEAQHQTQPQALHAPQSSLILHIQPPQTRHAHPSTQSSTVLHPQTHPRHPSQLQTQLKQQCPSQPHLAQHDRPTQPQMQSQVRILTQPQSHVQPRIPSQTYPQQQSRSHGQPQTRHQVQTPSQTRPSLQHHVQTQYRPQSGQSLSQPRPPQSQLQSQAQQYLHQIQTQQRPLSQAPSQLTRPHMQHHSFQRPSPSLTRTNLASTQQNQSEQPQDLSTTRPSRASLLPNREVGVECIVMEGRGEPTMTSENREVLGGERSSNSTSRPPSSVPPEPPGVAGSGIGAVTGSEGRPRHRAEPEAASEGRELRDIVPQSSVPCPSREETVESRTVVSERVS; this is translated from the exons atggccGCCGTGGAGAGCGGAGAGGAGAGact TGAGGAGGGTCGGGAGGGTGAGGAAGGAACTGTTCACCCTCAGCACCCTGCCAGCGAGAAAGAAAGATCCCAAGGTAAGACCAAAAAGGCCCGCAGGGAGCGCCGTCATGCTGAGCGTGGAGAAGGGCCCACACCTCCAACAACCAGCCGGACACAGACAGCGGTGGAGTCACAGACTCAG GTGTCAGAACCAGTGGCAGGTCCCTCAGAACCTGAGTCAGCACTGGAGTCAGAGCCGGCAgctggttctgcaggttctcTTAGACAGCGGCGCTCCGTCATCCGTGACCGTGGGCCACTGTATGATGACCCATCACTCCCTGAAGGTTGGACTCGAAAGCTCAAACAGAGGAAGTCGGGGCGCTCAGCAGGGAAGTTTGATGTCTACTTGATCAA CTCAGAGGGGAAGGCATTTCGTTCCAAGGTCGAACTTATTGCCTACTTTCAGAAGGTTGGTGACACAACCACTGACCCAAATGATTTTGACTTCACTGTCACGGGACGGGGAAGCCCATCACGGCGTGAGAAACGGCCTCCTAAGAAACCAAAGGTGGTGAAACCATCAGGACGAGGTCGTGGGCGTCCCAAAG GCAGTGGAAAGGTGAGGCAGGCTACAGAGGGCGTGGCCATGAAGCGTGTGGTTGAAAAAACTCCGGGCAAACTGCTGGTCAAGATGCCCTTCAGCAAAACCGACTCGTCCATTGGCACAACCTCTGCTGCCTTGAAG GCAGTTTCTCCTGCTCTGAAATCCCGTCCTGGGAGAAAGAGAAAATCTGAACAAGAACTTCCAGCACCACCACAGACAGCCCCCAAGAAACGGGGCAGAAAAGCAGCCTCAACTTCAGCAGCATTATCAGCTCCTACAGCATCCACATCGGCAGCATCAACTGCTGGtagtgcagcagctggaagctaTGCCACAGCTGCCCTCTTAGCTGCCGAAGCCAAACGGAGAGCAGCCAAGGAGTCTTCCACAAAACCTGTTGTCCAAGAAACAGCCCTGCCAATCAAGAAACGTAAAACGAGAGagacagtggaggagaaagagagcatTCACATGCCAACAACTACATCAATGGAGACAGGAAGGTGGGCTACtacagagaaggaaggaggtgCTGGGGATGGAACCTTAGATCCTCAGCCCACTCCGTCTGGAGACAcccagtcacagtcacagaagcAGCCCACTGCTTCAGATGAAGGTCATTCACATGGACCTAAGACACATAAAGGAAGGAAGCACAAAGAGAAAAGTGAAGTAGTGGCAGGTGACGGAGGCAGCAAAGGACAGGGAGCAGGTGAAGATGCAGGTGATAAGGGAGGACAGGGTGCAGGAGGAaggagtagcagcagcagcagcagtagcattAGCCCCTCAAAAAGTtacaaaagaaaagacagacCACCTCACaagcaccaccaccatcatcaccaccatcatcatcaccgtcgTCACCAAcagtcctctgcctccacactgGCTCAGGGTCCTGCCCATCTAGCTCCCTCCAACCAGCCCAGGCTTGAAGTTGAGCACCAGGCTGTGCCTCAGCCTACGCAACAAACACCTTCTAGACCACAGTCCAAGCCAGCACTTCAGTCTGTATCTGAACCCCAGCATCCTCCCCCTCAACCACATCACCAACAACATTCTCCTGGTCAGCCCCCAGCTCAGCCTCGATACCCCACATCCCAGTCATCTCCTACCAGGCATTTTCTGTCCCAGCCACGGCCTCaacacccccctccccaaaccCACAGTCTGCCCCAGGCCTTCACCCAAAAGGCCCAGTTGCAGCCTATCCACTCCGAAGCACAGCATCAAACCCAGCCACAAGCTCTGCATGCCCCTCAGTCTTCTTTGATTCTACACATTCAGCCACCTCAAACAAGGCATGCACATCCTTCGACTCAGTCGTCTACAGTGCTCCATCCTCAAACCCACCCCAGGCACCCGTCACAGCTGCAAACCCAGCTCAAACAGCAATGTCCTTCACAGCCTCATCTCGCACAACACGACAGGCCAACGCAACCACAGATGCAGTCCCAGGTCAGGATCCTAACCCAACCTCAGTCTCATGTTCAGCCCAGAATCCCATCTCAAACATACCCTCAACAGCAGTCCAGAAGCCATGGACAACCTCAGACCAGGCACCAAGTACAGACCCCATCACAGACAAGGCCCAGTTTGCAGCACCATGTGCAGACTCAATACAGACCACAATCCGGACAGTCTTTATCCCAGCCCAGGCCTCCTCAGTCTCAACTACAATCCCAAGCACAACAATACCTCCACCAGATTCAAACACAGCAACGACCCCTGTCCCAGGCTCCCTCTCAGCTCACCAGGCCCCATATGCAGCACCACTCATTCCAACGACCATCTCCCAGCCTAACCAGAACCAACCTGGCCTCTACTCAACAAAATCAGAGTGAACAGCCCCAAGATCTAAGCACCACACGGCCTAGTCGAGCAAGCTTGCTGCCGAACCGAGAAGTTGGTGTGGAATGTATCGTAATGGAAGGAAGAGGGGAGCCCACCATGACATCAGAGAACAGAGAGGTTTTAGGAGGAGAAAGAAGCTCAAACAGCACCTCAAGGCCTCCCAGCTCTGTGCCTCCTGAACCTCCTGGAGTAGCTGGGAGCGGGATTGGTGCTGTGACTGGATCAGAGGGCAGGCCCAGGCATAGGGCAGAGCCAGAGGCAGCAAGTGAGGGCAGGGAGCTCAGAGACATCGTTCCCCAGTCCTCTGTCCCGTGCCCCAGCCGAGAGGAAACCGTAGAGTCACGGACTGTTGTTAGTGAAAGAGTCAGTTGA
- the LOC114858616 gene encoding uncharacterized protein LOC114858616 encodes MVVGVVLALLVLLGLAPSLRSDADSERGRTHLRRVQRLAAQPKYGECWLRALKHLDTRCKELTSQSQSRIALSFTYCHLSSSGRDFPSCPDGSDITKCTGAMDAVAFNTYTEFFTHTYSICHFLHSEAWQSRAENTIHRLTESSAGVVEQLQSTRQMAEALIETQSIALQAQQEILNNGEELRVTLKDSTQGLRAVFSELSSVSREQQMALSELFSRVSFLQNFLLMEAHSLSSCCYNAAALFTSFFLTCSQRSSRARLVLLGLVCLNFYLERRIYQFVVSSDHPEHQHMELLGVYVSLLRRLMVCVGLCVLLAVCVRYRDPVQQSLQVLQQLTETQRRLQEALQRAECLAEQRIHHMKRSTGSRRKEKEDDDSDDDCRSTPVSPTTDLTHLSVLGRGSTNGSDITMLPYVTHNASASHGRRARRSSAVVYSILVEDRQPRYSLRSRRSETQ; translated from the exons ATGGTGGTTGGCGTGGTCCTGGCGCTTTTGGTGCTCTTAGGACTCGCTCCTTCCTTAAGGAGCGATGCGGATTCAGAGCGTGGAAGGACGCACCTACGCCGCGTGCAGAGGCTCGCCGCTCAACCAAAGTACGGAGAGTGTTGGTTGCGAGCTTTGAAGCACCTAGACACGCGCTGCAAGGAGTTGACGTCACAGAGCCAAAGTCGGATCGCGCTGAGCTTCACCTACTGTCACCTGAGCAG CTCTGGAAGGGATTTCCCATCATGCCCTGATGGGTCAGACATCACCAAGTGTACAGGTGCGATGGATGCTGTGGCCTTTAACACTTATACCGAGTTTTTCACCCACACCTATTCCATCTGTCACTTCCTGCACTCTGAAGCCTGGCAGAGCCGCGCTGAGAACACCATTCACAG GTTGACGGAGAGTTCGGCAGGTGTAGTTGAGCAGCTTCAGTCTACCAGGCAGATGGCTGAGGCTCTGATTGAAACCCAGAGCATTGCCTTACAGGCACAGCAGGAGATCCTAAACAATGGAGAAGAGCTGAGAGTCACCCTCAAAGACTCTACTCAAG GTCTGCGGGCTGTGTTTTCTGAGCTAAGCAGCGTCTCCAGGGAGCAGCAGATGGCCCTGTCTGAACTCTTTAGCAGAGTTTCCTTCTTGCAGAACTTCCTACTGATGGAGGCTCATAGTCTGAGCTCCTGCTGCTACAACGCTGCTGCTCTCTTCACCTCATTCTTCCTCACCTGCAGCCAGCGCTCTTCCAGAGCCAG gttgGTGTTGCTTGGCTTGGTGTGTCTGAATTTCTACCTGGAGAGGAGGATCTACCAGTTCGTGGTGAGCTCCGATCATCCTGAACATCAACACATG GAGCTGCTCGGTGTGTATGTGAGCCTGCTGCGGCGGCTCATGGTGTGCGTTGGCCTGTGCGTCCTGCTGGCTGTTTGTGTTCGGTACAGAGACCCAGTACAGCAGAGTCTGCAGGTGCTGCAACAGCTCACAGAGACTCAGCgaaggctgcaggaggcgctgcagcgcGCAG AGTGTTTGGCAGAACAGAGGATTCATCACATGAAG AGGagcacagggagcaggaggaaggagaaggaggatgatGATAGTGACGACGACTGCAGAAGCACACCGGTGTCTCCGACCACAGACTTGACTCATCTCTCAGTCCTTG gtcgtgGCTCTACAAATGGCTCAGACATCACTATGCTGCCATACGTTACACACAATGCATCAGCAAGTCATGGTCGTCGCGCCCGTCGCTCCTCCGCTGTGGT